A region of the Apium graveolens cultivar Ventura chromosome 6, ASM990537v1, whole genome shotgun sequence genome:
GgcctaaatattttaattaataatattaaactaCATGCCCAACATGCTCCTAGCAAAGCTCCCTGCCTTGTCCTATTTTGTGCAGATATATCTCATAAATCGTTATTTTCTATAGATTAGGGTGCTAACTTATCACTGCCAAGGCTTTCCAGGAGCTGTACAAGTGATTGATTGTAGAGCTGCATTGATCCCACATTATGCAAGAAGAAAACGGAAATCAAGCTTGAAAGAGCCTTAATCGAGAGTTCTTATAATCGAAATTAGTTCAGATCAAGGTTTGAATGGGACTCCCAGCGTACATCCGGTATTTGGTATTGGTTATCGCTTGGCTTTTTAAATAACTTTTCTCAATTTCTGAAAAATAGAAAATATTCAGAAAATACATATGGTTTTTGGACCTGTTTTGTAAAATTAAGTATTTTCAGATAACAAAAAACAGGAAatatgaaaattttaatttttttgcaaattctgaaattattttctgaatataAAACTTTCTCGATATAATTCTTGAATCAGCAACGATTTGATAAAAAATGAAAAGGCAACGTTAGTTCAAATAACATGAATGCTAACCAAAAATCTGACTCGTACCGATGACATCTTAATTAAAACAACCCAGATAAACAATCGAATATAAAAATAGTTAAATTTTGAAGTTTAAAAATAAACCATAGAAAAACAAATGAGGCCCATAAAAAGGTGTAGTCTGGGCTTAATATTCTTCCCCAGATCTTTCTTCCTCCATGCATGTACTACTACAGTCTACAACTACAACTTTCGTTTAgctagttttttttttttttaatttttgtttagAAGAAGCATACAAATTccataataaaaaataatttccGAAATTATACACTATGATTATTTATTCCGACCAATATATTGTGTCCTACGATCCATCCTATTCTCAGATCGCTCCTTATTCATACAACACAAATGTTCCATATTCCACGTGTCAATATGCATATCATGAGCAGGGTTTAATTCCTAATTACCTATTCGGTTTTGATCGATCGAATATTGTTCCCTTTATATAACTGTGTTCCATCACATTCTTCTGATTCCCTTCGGTTAGCCAGACAGAAAGCACAGGATTTCGCTGATTATCTCTGTAAAAAATACAGCAAAAGCAATGTAGGCAAGAACACAATTTTTTCGGATCGTCCGATGGTATAATAGAAAACATACTCCAAAGATCAGGCGCCTTTGAGATTTCTGTCAATGCACGGAGGGTCTGCAAGGAGTGGCGTAAAATCTGCCAAGACCCGGCTATGTGGAGAGTTATTAACATGGAAGATCCTGGAAGTAAATTTTGGAAGTACCCTAAACAACTTAAGAAGATGTGTAGGCAGGCAATTGATTGGAGCCAAGGTCAGCttgttgatattaaaattgagCGCATTGCCAGTATTGGGTTAATCGAGTACCTCTCTGCAAATAAAAGGTATTTTTTCCCCTGTGTTTTTTCAACTCTGCCTATACTTGCCTGCattttagaatttttaaagttgtatcaaatttaattttattaaatctcTAGAAATTTATATAGCAATTTGGGAGGTAGTGATAGGACGCTCACTTTTGGCTAATGCAACACACCAATGTGCAAAAGGAAAATTAAAGGCTTAATGACCTTTTAAACCTCAAACTTTGAACTAGTATACTCTCAAATTTTGTCCTTCAAGTACTGAAAACGTAACCTTTTACCTTTAGACCAGCCGGTTTTCACCCGATTTTTTTCTCGGTCCAAGGGTAAAAAAGCACATTTTGGATATCCAAAGTGCTGAAAATATACGTTTTTAAACTTCAGGATTTTATGAGTACACTAGTGCAAATTTTGAGGCCGAAAAGGTCATTAAGCCAAAATTAAATTGTAATTTGCTGATAAAATAAATGAACAAGTCAAGATTAGACTTTATTCCTTTTAGGTTATCAGGTAAATCCTTCATTCTGCATTGTTCTGGTGTTATTTTTTCTGGGATATCGTTGTTCTAAATTTCTGATTGTGGGTTTCTTCTGCTAATTATCTGATAAAGGTTTTTTCATCACCACAGCAACATGCAAGTGTTTATGTTGCAATATCACTAAATGATAACATCTTCTACCAACTAGAAAATCAGAGAACATTAATGTTATGAAATCCTCACCCATGTATGAAATACTCAATGTTGTAAGAATGATTGTTTAATAATAACTATGAAAGCTTAGGATATTATAATCATGGCTTGCTACCGGAAATAAGCTGCAATCATGGTTTGGCCaaacttaaatattttttttgttctTTGAGATGAACCTGGGGATACTGTTTTTTAAGTGTTTTGTACTACAAGGAAGTATTCAACGAACATAATAATTCAGATGATCCCGTAGACAATTCTTGAGGTTCGGTAGACCAACTAATTCCCGGTGACATGAACTATAGATACAATGATGAACTCATCTTTAAGAGTATCTCAGGCAATTAAAGTTAGATGACTAGTCATACTCATAGGAATAGCCCGAGGGTTTCAGTATAATGGCAACGTGTTATTTCCTTCTCCAGCCTTTTTTGGGTAATGGCCTGAGGTTGTTCTGTTCCTATTGAGGGTGATACCTTAATATTTTTTAAGTTCTGAAAACTTCAAACCCCTTTTCTGTATTTTGATTCCCATTTTTTTGTTCAAGAAAAATTAACCTTACTAATATTAGCATGATTTTGTTATACTTGTAACAGATGCAATTCAGCTCAGACGTCTTCAAATTTCAAAGAGCACTATCAGCAAAGACTGAGTCTTGGAGTGTTATATTCCAGAAGTCTCCTTCATTGGAGGAAATTTCTCTTATCTCTACTTTCATTAAAAAAAGTAACCGTGAAAAATGCCGGCCAATATTGTCTTCAACTTAAGTCATTCAAATACCATGAACCAATTTATCATTTAACACGTGCCTATCATCCATCAAAATCCACGCATGATGAAGAAGACTTTGTCCTAACTGTTACAAAAGCCATGCCTCAACTACGCCACCTAGAACTCGTTGGCATTGAGATGACAAATATGGGTTTACATGCCATTTTAGATGGTTCTCCTCACCTTGTGTCTCTTGATCTACGTCGATGCTTTTACATCAATCTTGATTCAAGTTGCGGAATGTTATGTAAAGAATGTATCAAGGATTTGAGGCTCCCTGATAAGAAACACCAGATTTTTTTTAACGCATTTATGTTGTGTGGACAGAGAATGATTTTCATAGTGATGAATGTTATGGCGGGACACAGTTAGTAAGATTGTTATCTTTTTTTCTCCTGGACCATCTTGGGTTATTTGTGAGTATTCTCTCAGATAAAAATTTACACAGATTCTATGTTGTtgggaataaaataaaaaaactaataTTGTGGAAACATCTTAAGGTAGTTTTAACATTTGAATTTCAAGCATTGAAAATTTACTTAAATTTTCGTAGCATGTTTCTGAATGGCCGTGATTTTCTTTTCAAATCACGTCACGGTGATAAATTCGAATGTTGCGCACCAGCAAAGAAAATCTTTGCACGGACACGCGTACAAGTAGGCACAGATTAAACAGAGTATGAATCATATTTATAACTTTCACAGGTTGAATTATTGGAAATGAATGCCCCCTGCTTGATGAAGCTATCTGATTCCTGCGTTGGCTCAGGTAGCTTACTTCCACCACCCAACATTGCATTTGCAACTATATATGGCATGTTTGGCCGTTCCTTAGGAAATGATTGCACACAGTAAACCGATGCAAGTAACAGGCAACACTTCACAATAAAAGTACTAACATAAAATGCTACTTACATGGCCAAGAAGGTTAAGCTTTTTTCTGAATGATAAAATCCTCGGATTTTCTTGCTCACTAATTCCAGAATTACTGCACCAAAGCTATAAGCACCTGATTTGACTGAGAAGAGTCCATCAGTGGCATACTCAGAGGACATGTAACCACCGTAAGAAGCATATATTAGGATCACATGAATATCATGGTTCTAAACAAAGTTTCAAGTTTGTAGTGTTTGATATATATTCTTACAATGATCCAACAACTTTAGCTGTATTCACCGCTCTTTCATTTCCACCAGAAGTACGTCGTCGCCATTCCAAAGTGAAATTCGCAGTCTCATATCACGATCAAGTTCCAGCTTTGAGATCTGTATGCATGATGCTCAATCTTGAATCCTGGTGAAGATAAAGAAGCCCTTCAGGAGTCCCATTGATGAGGATGTTGCGCTTTGGCCAATCAAGTTTCTTAATTAGCATTTTGTCTGCTCAATATATCATCTTAATTATCCCATATTTCCGTGCGGTTTGATTGTTTGTGTTGAACAAATATTAAATCTCTAAAATCTGTACCAAGGTTTTCAGAACAGCCTTACCAAAAATAAAAGAGTCAagttaaaaatttaaattaaaagttACATTACTAGGTAATGTGAGCAGTACCAATGACTTTTGACTTTTGACTTTTGACAATTTCTAATTAAAAGAACCTAAATAATTGAATATAAAATAGGTtaaatttcaaattataaaacCAATAGAAACCCAAATGAGGCCCATAAAGATGTGCTGTAGCCATATACTTTTAACTCTCGTCTAGCTCTGGCTAGGGTTTTTTTCTGAAGAAGCCAAACCCTATACAAACcccataaaataataataataataataataataataataataataataataataataataataataataataataataataaaacaatgTCCGAAAATATACAGTATTCATCAAGCAATTACCAACGCAAGTACTACGACCAATATCTTATGTCTTATGATCCAACCTATTCTCAAACACCTATCTCGATCACTCCTTATTCATACAACACAGCTTTTCCATATTCTAGTTGTCAGTATGCATATCATGAGCAGGGTTTAATTCCCAATTATTCATTCGGTTTTGATAACTTGAATGTTCCTTTGTACAACTGCGTTCCAGTACATCCTGCTGATGCCCTTCGGTTAGCCAGACAGAGAGCTCAGGATTTCGCTGATTATCTCTGTAAAAAATATGGCACGCGTGAGGTCAAGAACACACATTTGTCGGATCTTCCTGATGATATAATAGAAAACATTCTCCAAAGAATAGGCGCCTTTGAGATTCTTGTGAATGCACAGAGGGTCTGCAAGGCCTGGCGTAAAATCTGCAACAACTTGAGAACATGTGTAGGCAGGCAATTGATCGGAGCCAAGGTCAGCTTGTTCATATCAAAATTGAGCATATTGCCACTGATGAGTTGTTGGACTACCTTGCTGCAAATAAAAGGTATCACACTCTTGATTTTCCAATTCTGTCGATCTGTGGATATCTGTTGGTGGAAATTTGAGTGTTTAAAGTGTTTTTCTGTTGAATATATATGCCATGCATAATGCATTCTGACAATTTGACTTCTTCAACATAGCGTTGCAATTTTTTTAggtaatttaaaatatattaaaatgaaGGACCAGAACATAAAACTGCACAAATCACAGGGGAATAATTACTATGTAACTCAAGTGTGACAATTCTGCTCATCTTTGTTTAGTCTGTTCATTTGTCCAATTCTGTTCTTAgcaaaaattaaaataattcaaaaatcgcCAGAGTTTTAAGGAGCAATCTAGGAGGTTGATTACAGGATGCTAACTTTAGGCTAATGCAACACAACACAACAACATGCAAAAGGAAATTTTATTTACTGATGGTAACTTTGGAGCTGCTAGACTCTAATTAAATGGGGGGCAGAAAGAATATGGGTAAGTAAGTGAATGCAgttaaaattaaattattaagTCACGGCTGTGACCTTATTCGTATTAGTTGATTAGGGAAATAAATACTTCATCCTGCATTGTTCTGAATTTCTGAGAGTCTGTTTTTTGCTAAATGTCTGATAGTGGTTTCTTCATCACCACATCAACATGTTTATGTTATAAAATCATGAAATGATCAAATCTTCTACTAACTTGAAATTTCAAAGAACAATGTTATGAAATCCTTACTCAGGTATGAAACCAATATTGTAGGAAAGATTTTATACTTTGATGATACAGAATCACTTTGTAGAGGCTGAAGACATTATTGCGGTTCTTTAAAATTTAGCCCTGCTCATATTAGCACGATTGTGTTGTATTTGTAACAGATCAAGTCAGCTCAGACGTCTTCAAATTTTATGCCACTATTGCTGGAAAGTCAATTCTTGTAGTAACTTATTCCAGAAGTCCCCTTTATTAGAAGAAATTTCCATCACCTTTTCTGTTGACAGAAAAAAAATTGTGTCAAATGCCGGCCAATATTGTCTTAGACTTGAGTCATTCAAATACCATCAAACAAATTGTCGGACTGATTTTAATGGTCCATCTGGAATCACCCGTGATGAAGATGACTTCGTCATAGCTATTACAAAAGCCATGCCTCAACTACGCCACCTAGAACTCGTTGGCTGTGAGATGACAAATACGGGTTTACAGGCCATTTTAGATGGTTGTCCTCACCTTGTGTCCCTTGATCTACGTCGATGCTTCAACATCAATCTTAATTCAAGCTGTGGAATGTTATGTAAAGAACGTATTAAAGTTTTGAGGCTCCCCTATGACCGATAAGGAAGACCTTAGTTTTTCAAACACATTCACGTGTTGTGAGGACGGGTAAATTTTAAATAGAATAAGGAATGTTTAGACTAGATGTAATCTCTAAAAGTGTGATCTTTTACTTTTCTGTCTTATCTCGGTTTAAATTTACAAGAATTAATATTGAtggaaaattaaataaaaaaattaataacaGGGGACCATCTTAAGCTAGTTTTCAGTTTTGAGGTTTGAGATCCTCTAAAATTTACATTTTATCAGAAAAGATAAATGCTTGATTAGCCAAAAATAAAAGGAAATACCAGCATAAAATGTTACTTACATGGCCAGGAAGGTTAAGGTTGTTTCTGAATGATAAAATCCTCGATTTTTTTTCCCGCTCACTAATTCCAGAATTACTACGCCAAAGCTATAGGCATCTGATTTGACGGAGAATAGTCCATCAATGGCATACTCAGGAGTCAGGAGACATGTAACCACTGTACAAAGCACTATAAAAATCGCATGACAAACAAGGTTTTTAGAGAAAGATTCAGGTTCCAACAACTTTAGCTGTATTCACTGCACTTTCGTTTCCTCCAAATCCTTGCCAATCCAAAGCCTGAAATTCTCGGGCTCATATCATATTCAAGTAGAATATTTCCAGTTTTGAGATCTCTATGTATATATGATATCAATCTTTAATCCTGGTGAAGATATAGGAGCCCTTTAGCAGTCCCGTTGATGATGTTGTTGCGCTTTGGCCAATCAGCCTCTTGCTTAGCACTTTGTCTGCTCAATACATTATCTTTAATTATTCCATACTGCTGTGAGGTTTGATTGTCTGGTTGAACAACTATATTAAACTCCAAAATTTGTACTAAGGTTTTCAGAACAGCCTTACCGAAAATAAAGGAGTATAAACATTTGTTTGGCATGTATTCATAAATCAGCAACATTTCTCCGTCCTCAATGCAGCATCCAAGAAGCCTCACAAGATTACGATGCTGAAGCTTAGCAATGCATGAAACTTCGTTCTTGAACAATATGAGCAAGGGCGTAAGAATTGGTGGGTCAAGAAATATTGCTGGGTTTTAAGTACATTATAAGATTTAGCATGTATAGATGTTTATGGATATGACCTACCTTGTAGACTGACCTGAAACCTCCTTCTCCAAGCTTATTGTTCTGGGAGAAATTACCAGTAGcattagaaatcattttaaatcAAATAGCGGTAACTCCAGGTCTTCCCTTTCTGTTTCGTTTTTGAAATTACCTTTCAGGTTGAAGAGTGATCTTGCTGCTTAATCAGAAATTAAAAAACATATTAAATCTCATTTAAGCTTAGGAACTGCTAGACTTTTCTTATTTCAGAAGCTAAATATATTTTCGAAGTTTCCCAGCAGTGGTAAAACTGGTACTACTACAAGATTAGGTCCAAAGTCTAACGCAATGAAAAGTATGAAATTATTAGTGAAAGTATGAAATCACCCTAAACAACAGGGTG
Encoded here:
- the LOC141665050 gene encoding putative F-box/LRR-repeat protein 23; this translates as IQQKQCRQEHNFFGSSDGIIENILQRSGAFEISVNARRVCKEWRKICQDPAMWRVINMEDPGSKFWKYPKQLKKMCRQAIDWSQGQLVDIKIERIASIGLIEYLSANKRCNSAQTSSNFKEHYQQRLSLGVLYSRSLLHWRKFLLSLLSLKKVTVKNAGQYCLQLKSFKYHEPIYHLTRAYHPSKSTHDEEDFVLTVTKAMPQLRHLELVGIEMTNMGLHAILDGSPHLVSLDLRRCFYINLDSSCGMLCKECIKDLRLPDKKHQIFFNAFMLCGQRMIFIVMNVMAGHMFDIYSYNDPTTLAVFTALSFPPEVRRRHSKVKFAVSYHDQVPALRSGLIPNYSFGFDNLNVPLYNCVPVHPADALRLARQRAQDFADYLCKKYGTREVKNTHLSDLPDDIIENILQRIGAFEILVNAQRAIDRSQGQLVHIKIEHIATDELLDYLAANKRSSQLRRLQILCHYCWKVNSCSNLFQKSPLLEEISITFSVDRKKIVSNAGQYCLRLESFKYHQTNCRTDFNGPSGITRDEDDFVIAITKAMPQLRHLELVGCEMTNTGLQAILDGCPHLVSLDLRRCFNINLNSSCGMLCKERIKVLRLPYDR